The Nitrosomonas cryotolerans ATCC 49181 genome includes a window with the following:
- a CDS encoding uracil-DNA glycosylase, translating into MNNRRKEILKELGLTPIWRIKPNDQQYHAPSQMHSVKKKRNKSQKLAISINQERCSEIRQMNWSQLKTSVMHCTACPLSHTRAHTVFGIGDENADWLYVGEGPGEKEDATGEPFVGQAGELLDNMLAAIGLKRGYRVYITNIVKCRPPNNKNPDLNEISQCEPYLEKQIALIKPKLIVALGKTAAQSLLKCNENVSNLRGKLYEYSGIPLIVTYHPAYLLRVLSEKEKAWEDLCFAKATMQSLL; encoded by the coding sequence ATGAATAATAGACGGAAAGAAATACTTAAAGAATTAGGCTTAACACCGATATGGCGTATTAAACCGAATGATCAACAATATCATGCGCCATCTCAGATGCATTCGGTTAAAAAGAAACGGAATAAGAGTCAGAAGCTTGCGATTTCGATTAATCAAGAGCGTTGTTCAGAAATTCGGCAGATGAATTGGAGTCAGCTTAAAACTTCGGTGATGCATTGTACTGCTTGTCCATTAAGTCATACGCGTGCGCATACGGTATTTGGCATTGGTGATGAGAATGCGGATTGGCTTTATGTCGGTGAAGGACCAGGAGAAAAAGAAGATGCGACCGGAGAACCTTTTGTTGGTCAAGCTGGAGAGTTGCTTGATAATATGCTGGCAGCAATTGGATTGAAGCGTGGATACCGAGTTTACATCACTAATATTGTAAAATGCCGCCCGCCCAATAACAAAAATCCTGATTTGAATGAGATTAGTCAATGTGAGCCTTATCTTGAAAAACAGATAGCATTAATCAAACCCAAACTGATTGTTGCGTTGGGAAAGACTGCAGCGCAGAGCCTTCTTAAATGTAATGAGAATGTTTCTAATTTGCGTGGCAAGTTATATGAATATTCTGGTATTCCATTAATTGTTACCTATCATCCAGCCTACTTATTACGTGTGCTGTCTGAAAAAGAAAAAGCCTGGGAAGACTTGTGTTTTGCCAAGGCTACTATGCAATCTTTGTTATAG
- the prfB gene encoding peptide chain release factor 2 (programmed frameshift) gives METEQINIFLNQLVDLDNRAKELRRFLDFDAKQTRLIEITRLAEDPVVWNDNQRAQELGREKKMLEGIVVTLTSVEQELYDARELFVMAREENDIATLESIGNDIDRLEKTIATLEFRRMFSDRMDSNNCFVDIQSGSGGTEAQDWAAMLERMYLRYCERRGFKVEILEESFGETAGIKSASFKIIGEYAYGYLRTETGIHRLVRKSPFDSGNRRHTSFASVFVYPEIDETIEIDVNPADLRIDTFRASGAGGQHINKTDSAIRITHNPTGIVVQCQNGRSQHRNRADAMAMLKSRLYEAELRKRNVEKQAMEESKSDIGWGHQIRSYVLDQSRIKDLRTNMETGNTQGVLDGDLDDFIEASLKHGVN, from the exons ATGGAAACGGAACAAATAAATATATTTTTAAACCAGCTCGTCGATCTTGATAATCGAGCAAAAGAATTGCGGAGGTTTCTT GACTTTGATGCTAAGCAGACACGGCTGATTGAAATCACACGATTAGCTGAAGACCCTGTTGTTTGGAATGATAATCAGCGCGCTCAGGAGTTGGGGCGTGAAAAAAAAATGTTGGAAGGGATAGTCGTCACGCTGACTTCGGTTGAGCAAGAGTTGTATGATGCCCGCGAGCTATTTGTAATGGCGAGAGAAGAAAATGATATAGCGACATTAGAGAGTATCGGTAATGATATTGATCGGTTAGAAAAAACAATAGCCACTTTAGAATTTCGTCGTATGTTTTCTGATCGAATGGATTCAAATAACTGCTTTGTCGACATTCAATCTGGTTCGGGTGGTACCGAGGCTCAGGATTGGGCAGCTATGCTGGAACGTATGTATTTACGCTATTGTGAACGGCGTGGGTTTAAAGTGGAAATTTTGGAAGAATCATTTGGTGAGACAGCAGGTATTAAAAGTGCAAGCTTTAAAATTATAGGAGAATATGCTTATGGATACTTGAGGACTGAAACAGGGATACATCGATTAGTTAGGAAATCTCCGTTTGATTCTGGCAACCGCCGTCACACTTCGTTTGCAAGTGTATTTGTCTATCCTGAGATAGATGAAACAATTGAAATAGATGTCAACCCAGCTGATTTGCGTATAGATACTTTTCGAGCATCAGGTGCTGGTGGTCAGCATATTAATAAAACGGATTCCGCTATACGTATTACGCATAATCCAACAGGAATCGTCGTGCAGTGTCAGAACGGTCGATCTCAGCACCGTAATCGAGCAGATGCGATGGCAATGTTAAAGTCACGCCTATACGAAGCTGAATTGCGAAAGCGTAATGTGGAAAAACAAGCAATGGAAGAGTCAAAGTCTGATATTGGTTGGGGGCATCAGATTCGTTCTTATGTATTAGATCAATCACGCATCAAGGATTTACGTACAAACATGGAAACTGGGAATACTCAGGGAGTGCTAGATGGTGATCTGGATGATTTTATAGAAGCAAGTTTGAAGCATGGCGTAAATTAA
- a CDS encoding S49 family peptidase yields the protein MNNLESKNENWERKLLEKLVFSSINEQKRTRRWGIFFKSLFFIYLFILLSLGLGWIGNSGVRIADKHTALVNLHGEISADSISSANNVNSSLREAFKDKNTQGVVLRINSPGGSPVQAGYINDEIRRLRTEYPKIPLYAVITDICASGGYYVAVAADKIFVDKASLVGSIGVLMDGFGFTGTLEKLGIERRLLTAGENKGFLDPFSPADPKQKDHAREMLKEIHDQFIGIVQQGRGDRLKDTPEIFSGAIWTGEKSIELGLADALGSTEYVAREVIKSEYIVDYTAKEGIAERFAKRFSEVSMNILSNSAWKFR from the coding sequence ATGAATAATCTTGAAAGTAAAAATGAGAATTGGGAAAGAAAACTTTTAGAAAAACTAGTTTTTTCTTCTATAAATGAGCAGAAGCGTACTCGTCGTTGGGGAATATTTTTTAAGTCATTGTTTTTTATATATTTATTTATTCTCCTTTCTCTAGGGCTGGGATGGATTGGTAATAGCGGGGTACGTATAGCAGATAAACATACGGCACTTGTTAATTTGCATGGTGAAATTTCGGCTGACAGCATTAGTAGCGCAAACAATGTTAATTCAAGTTTGAGAGAAGCCTTTAAGGATAAGAATACGCAAGGCGTAGTTTTACGAATTAACAGTCCTGGCGGAAGCCCCGTACAAGCTGGTTATATTAATGATGAAATTCGTCGTTTACGTACAGAGTATCCAAAGATACCATTATATGCGGTAATTACTGATATATGCGCTTCGGGTGGCTATTATGTGGCAGTGGCGGCGGATAAGATTTTTGTTGATAAGGCTAGCTTAGTTGGTTCTATTGGCGTCTTAATGGATGGTTTCGGTTTTACTGGGACATTAGAAAAATTAGGTATTGAACGTCGTTTGCTCACTGCTGGAGAAAACAAGGGCTTTCTTGATCCGTTTTCCCCTGCTGATCCTAAGCAGAAAGATCATGCTAGAGAAATGTTGAAAGAAATCCATGATCAGTTTATCGGAATAGTGCAACAAGGTAGAGGTGATCGTTTAAAGGATACTCCAGAGATTTTTAGTGGAGCCATTTGGACAGGTGAAAAGAGTATAGAGTTAGGGCTTGCTGATGCACTGGGAAGCACCGAATATGTTGCACGTGAGGTAATTAAATCTGAATATATTGTTGATTATACTGCCAAAGAAGGTATCGCTGAACGTTTTGCTAAGCGTTTCAGTGAAGTGAGTATGAATATATTATCTAATTCTGCTTGGAAATTCCGATGA
- a CDS encoding transposase, with translation MSSDLGREGYGIVRLFYGLLLEFMEDLSDRECERFLKENLSGKWLCGFGLSEITPDHNVFYHTRKRKVPNG, from the coding sequence GTGTCATCTGATTTAGGCCGAGAGGGTTACGGCATAGTCCGTCTTTTCTACGGTTTGTTATTAGAGTTTATGGAGGATTTAAGTGATCGGGAATGTGAACGATTTTTGAAAGAGAACCTGAGTGGCAAATGGTTGTGTGGATTTGGATTAAGTGAGATAACGCCAGATCACAATGTGTTTTATCATACCCGTAAGCGCAAGGTACCGAACGGTTGA
- a CDS encoding OprO/OprP family phosphate-selective porin translates to MDIETKQIYVEPGAGREHLGSFQRIEDSSINTSGEGATYSEQKAKSEETKIPQERLATMDTTKVSLGKDGLKFETSDGDFKFKLGGRIHADASFSSGDNFRDADGQRIEANDGTELRRGRMEFSGTFFRDWNFKSQVDFADNQVGVKDMFINYTGLDFIDIIVGEQKQAFSRELQESSNDMIFIERSVMNVLNESTVDRALGLNVSRRGRNWTGQVGIYGDTIAANKRKTRADEGWAVSSRVTFAPIMEESRVIHLGVAGNFREPNDAGEIADRPLQLASESTHMSNLNLISAGITDIKNIKMLGLEASGVMGPFSIGGEYTNTWIDRKNGESSLNFNGWYGEAAWTLTGESRNYKNGKFYKVIPAKNFSFTNGGMGAWELAVRYAEVDLNDNTFKGGKLSNLTIALNWYLNETVRLMAGYDKALKITDSPLTKSDGSKLDNLDTFMIRAQLAF, encoded by the coding sequence GTGGATATTGAAACCAAACAAATCTATGTGGAACCTGGGGCTGGTAGAGAGCATTTAGGTTCCTTCCAGAGAATAGAGGATTCTTCCATTAACACTAGCGGAGAAGGTGCGACTTATTCTGAGCAAAAAGCAAAATCAGAAGAAACAAAAATTCCACAGGAAAGGCTCGCTACAATGGATACAACTAAGGTGTCGCTGGGGAAAGATGGTTTGAAATTCGAGACATCAGATGGTGATTTTAAGTTTAAGCTGGGTGGTCGTATTCATGCGGATGCTTCTTTTAGTAGTGGCGATAATTTTCGTGATGCAGATGGTCAGCGCATTGAGGCTAATGACGGAACAGAGCTTCGAAGAGGGCGTATGGAGTTTAGCGGTACTTTTTTTAGGGATTGGAATTTTAAAAGCCAAGTTGATTTTGCTGATAACCAGGTTGGGGTAAAAGATATGTTTATTAACTATACTGGCCTGGATTTTATCGATATTATTGTGGGAGAACAGAAACAAGCTTTTAGTCGTGAATTACAGGAAAGTTCAAATGATATGATATTTATAGAACGTTCAGTGATGAATGTTCTTAATGAATCAACAGTTGATCGCGCGTTGGGCCTTAATGTATCACGTCGCGGGCGAAACTGGACAGGTCAGGTTGGAATTTATGGGGATACCATCGCTGCGAATAAGAGGAAGACCCGCGCTGACGAAGGTTGGGCGGTCAGTTCTCGGGTCACCTTTGCGCCAATAATGGAAGAAAGTCGGGTTATTCATTTAGGTGTGGCCGGTAATTTCCGCGAACCCAATGATGCTGGTGAAATAGCTGACCGGCCTCTTCAGTTAGCAAGTGAGTCAACCCATATGTCTAATTTAAATTTGATTAGTGCTGGCATCACAGATATTAAGAATATCAAAATGCTTGGACTTGAAGCGAGCGGTGTTATGGGTCCTTTTAGTATCGGTGGTGAATACACAAATACCTGGATAGATCGTAAGAATGGGGAATCCAGTTTGAATTTTAATGGCTGGTATGGAGAAGCAGCCTGGACTCTAACAGGTGAGTCACGTAACTATAAGAACGGTAAATTTTATAAAGTGATTCCGGCCAAGAACTTCAGTTTTACGAATGGCGGTATGGGAGCATGGGAGTTAGCTGTACGTTATGCTGAAGTAGATTTAAATGATAATACTTTCAAAGGTGGTAAATTATCTAACCTTACGATTGCTTTAAATTGGTACCTTAATGAAACCGTTCGGTTGATGGCGGGTTACGACAAAGCATTAAAAATTACGGATTCGCCGCTTACTAAAAGTGATGGCAGTAAACTTGATAATTTAGATACTTTCATGATTCGCGCCCAATTAGCTTTCTAA
- a CDS encoding integrase core domain-containing protein produces MINTKKPLARAFTKISIFVERLWRTVKYEHLYAREFNNLKEIRKSLNVWFNWHNQEYFHQSLDDLTPDEVYYQKHAIPQAA; encoded by the coding sequence ATAATCAATACCAAAAAACCTCTAGCGAGGGCTTTTACAAAAATCTCTATTTTTGTTGAACGGTTATGGCGTACAGTCAAATACGAACATTTATATGCTCGGGAATTCAACAATCTAAAGGAGATAAGGAAAAGTTTAAATGTTTGGTTCAACTGGCACAATCAGGAATATTTTCATCAAAGTCTTGATGATCTAACACCAGATGAGGTTTACTATCAGAAGCATGCAATTCCTCAAGCTGCCTGA
- the tilS gene encoding tRNA lysidine(34) synthetase TilS, whose product MVLSRKLKSNNLSCYTEKILHAYIKQNSHLVVALSGGVDSVVLLHLLVILSKKIQFTLSAVHVDHGISNNATAWSKFCCDLCHAADIPITVVHLKINKHSGISLEAAARNERYQVFNQLKADYVVLAQHLDDQAETLLLQLLRGAGAKGLGAMPIIRKQPADMAPYILRPLLEIARIRIEEYAKQNKLSWITDESNNSIAFNRNYLRHQIFPLLKKRYPGYQKTLLRTSRHLAEASNLLDELAEIDYKNCTVSGNIQVASLHKLSLARARNLLRYVFSKQGVILPSTAKLADILHQLLSSRRDNKLHVTFGNTEIRCYKGIMYIMPKNTMPETQWRLSWHGEKQLFLADLNGTICFIQLENQGINIQKLMSQPVTIRPRLGGERFYPDCKRPRRSLKNLLQEARMPPWKRKTLPLLFCEEHLVWVPEIGIDCNFQVKPGESGLVPVWEPTL is encoded by the coding sequence ATGGTTCTTTCAAGGAAATTAAAATCGAATAACCTGTCGTGTTATACAGAAAAAATTCTGCATGCTTACATTAAGCAAAACAGTCATCTTGTCGTCGCACTAAGTGGCGGTGTGGATTCAGTCGTACTACTACATTTACTCGTTATTCTATCGAAAAAAATACAATTTACACTTTCGGCTGTTCATGTTGATCATGGAATTAGCAACAACGCGACAGCCTGGAGCAAATTTTGCTGCGATCTATGTCATGCTGCCGATATTCCTATTACCGTTGTACATTTAAAAATCAACAAACACTCTGGAATTAGCCTTGAGGCAGCAGCCCGGAATGAACGCTATCAAGTATTCAATCAGCTAAAAGCTGACTATGTGGTATTGGCTCAGCACTTGGATGATCAGGCTGAAACACTGCTGCTACAATTATTACGTGGAGCCGGAGCAAAGGGGCTGGGAGCAATGCCTATTATCAGAAAACAGCCGGCAGACATGGCTCCGTACATACTCCGGCCATTGCTTGAAATTGCACGCATACGTATTGAAGAATATGCAAAACAAAATAAATTAAGCTGGATTACCGATGAAAGCAATAACAGCATTGCTTTCAATCGTAATTACTTGCGCCATCAAATTTTTCCTTTGTTAAAAAAACGATATCCGGGCTATCAAAAAACACTGCTACGCACAAGTCGTCATTTGGCAGAAGCTTCGAATCTTCTGGATGAATTAGCTGAAATAGATTATAAAAACTGTACGGTTTCTGGAAATATTCAGGTGGCAAGTTTGCATAAGCTAAGCCTCGCACGCGCTCGGAATTTGTTACGCTACGTATTCTCAAAACAGGGGGTAATACTTCCCAGCACAGCAAAACTAGCCGATATATTGCATCAACTGCTATCCTCACGCAGGGATAATAAATTGCATGTCACTTTCGGAAATACAGAGATTCGTTGTTACAAAGGCATAATGTATATTATGCCAAAAAATACAATGCCTGAAACACAATGGCGGCTTTCCTGGCATGGCGAAAAACAATTGTTTCTTGCGGATTTAAATGGCACGATTTGCTTTATCCAGTTGGAGAATCAAGGCATTAATATTCAGAAACTAATGAGTCAACCCGTAACTATCCGTCCACGCTTAGGTGGCGAACGATTCTATCCTGACTGCAAACGACCTCGCCGAAGTCTAAAAAACTTATTACAGGAGGCGCGCATGCCACCATGGAAACGTAAAACTTTACCATTATTATTTTGTGAAGAGCATCTTGTCTGGGTCCCTGAAATCGGGATAGATTGTAATTTCCAGGTAAAACCGGGTGAATCGGGACTAGTTCCGGTATGGGAGCCAACTCTATAA
- a CDS encoding acetyl-CoA carboxylase carboxyltransferase subunit alpha, whose translation MKITFLDFEQSIAEFEAKIEELRFAQDDSALDISAEIIRLQAKSQSLTKSVYSKLTPWQISQVARHPQRPSTLDYIQHLFTDFEELHGDRNFSDDHAIIGGLARFNGQTVMIIGHQKGRDTREKIYRNFGMPKPEGYRKALRLMRLAEKFSVPLITFIDTPGAYPGIDAEERGQSEAIGKNLYVLSELRVPIVCIIIGEGGSGGALAVAVGDSIHMLQYATYSVISPEGCASILWKSADKASEAAEIMGITADRLKAMNFIDSTINEPIGGSHRDYPSTMQSVKNVLQESLRKLQDYSIEALLEKRLERLMGYGSFKEIKIE comes from the coding sequence ATGAAAATTACTTTTTTGGACTTTGAACAAAGCATTGCTGAGTTTGAAGCAAAAATAGAAGAATTACGCTTTGCTCAAGATGATTCTGCATTGGATATTTCAGCAGAAATAATACGTTTACAAGCAAAAAGCCAATCGCTCACTAAAAGTGTATATTCCAAATTGACACCTTGGCAAATTTCACAAGTCGCTCGACATCCGCAGCGACCTTCTACGCTCGATTATATCCAACACCTATTCACTGATTTTGAAGAACTCCATGGTGACCGAAACTTTTCTGATGATCATGCTATCATCGGTGGGCTTGCACGTTTTAATGGCCAAACAGTGATGATTATTGGCCATCAAAAAGGACGTGATACCCGAGAAAAAATTTATCGTAATTTTGGCATGCCTAAACCTGAGGGTTACCGCAAGGCGCTTCGTCTAATGCGCCTGGCAGAAAAATTCTCTGTACCACTCATTACCTTTATTGATACCCCCGGAGCTTATCCCGGCATTGATGCAGAAGAACGGGGGCAATCTGAAGCCATCGGTAAAAACCTTTATGTTCTATCCGAATTACGGGTGCCAATCGTTTGTATCATTATCGGTGAAGGAGGATCTGGCGGTGCATTGGCTGTCGCAGTGGGTGATAGTATACATATGCTACAGTATGCAACCTATTCTGTTATTTCTCCTGAGGGTTGTGCGTCTATACTATGGAAAAGTGCTGACAAAGCATCTGAGGCTGCAGAAATTATGGGAATCACTGCTGATCGGCTTAAAGCCATGAATTTCATTGATAGTACCATCAATGAGCCTATTGGAGGTTCTCATCGCGACTATCCGAGTACAATGCAATCGGTCAAAAATGTATTGCAGGAATCATTGAGAAAGTTGCAGGATTATTCCATCGAAGCATTATTAGAAAAACGTCTTGAACGATTAATGGGGTATGGTTCTTTCAAGGAAATTAAAATCGAATAA
- the msrB gene encoding peptide-methionine (R)-S-oxide reductase MsrB produces the protein MKRRIFLQGFGIIMSLPLVSFYVHRQAIADSENTITVIPLDKPHAAWRDLVSPEAYKVLFEEDTEPPGSSALNQEYRDGTFICAACYLPLFESIHKYESGTGWPSFTQPIPGHLGTRRDFMLIFPRTEYHCARCGGHQGHVFNDGPPPRGERWCNNGIALKFVLDADSLPALRS, from the coding sequence ATGAAACGACGTATATTTCTACAAGGCTTTGGCATAATTATGAGTTTGCCATTAGTTTCTTTCTATGTACATCGGCAGGCCATTGCAGATTCTGAAAATACGATTACCGTTATTCCTTTAGACAAGCCGCATGCAGCATGGCGTGATTTAGTTTCGCCAGAGGCATACAAAGTATTATTTGAGGAAGATACTGAACCACCAGGTAGTAGTGCACTTAATCAAGAATACCGTGATGGGACTTTTATTTGTGCGGCATGTTATCTGCCACTATTTGAAAGTATACATAAATATGAAAGTGGAACAGGTTGGCCCAGCTTTACTCAACCTATTCCAGGGCATCTTGGAACTCGTCGTGATTTTATGTTGATATTTCCACGAACTGAATATCATTGTGCAAGATGTGGTGGTCATCAGGGTCACGTATTTAATGACGGTCCGCCGCCACGTGGCGAACGTTGGTGTAACAACGGGATTGCCTTGAAATTTGTCTTGGATGCGGATTCGCTACCTGCGCTGAGGAGTTGA
- the msrA gene encoding peptide-methionine (S)-S-oxide reductase MsrA — protein METNFLSLLPQWACHWLRLGAVLLLTTMLTACQQSDKYEGSSTKILESTDSNLSIATFAGGCFWCTESDFDKLPGVIATISGYIGGTVVNPTYRQVVAGETGHVEAVEVYFDSTKTDFAKLLAAYWLTIDPLTPNQQFCDSGTQYRSAIFYHNDEQRKLAEASRVTLETSGRFMQPIVTEILPASVFYPAEEYHQDYYIKNPLRYTYYRKNCGRDARLAELWESSD, from the coding sequence ATGGAAACGAATTTTTTGTCTCTTTTACCTCAATGGGCTTGTCACTGGTTGCGCTTAGGGGCGGTGCTATTATTAACCACTATGCTGACGGCTTGTCAGCAATCTGATAAATACGAGGGGTCATCAACCAAAATTCTTGAATCGACTGATTCAAATTTGAGCATCGCTACTTTTGCGGGTGGTTGTTTTTGGTGCACAGAATCTGATTTTGACAAACTGCCGGGCGTTATTGCAACGATATCAGGTTATATTGGCGGTACAGTTGTTAATCCAACATATCGACAGGTAGTTGCGGGTGAAACTGGACATGTTGAAGCAGTGGAGGTCTATTTTGATTCAACTAAGACTGATTTTGCCAAATTATTAGCTGCATATTGGCTTACGATTGATCCGCTGACCCCTAATCAACAATTTTGTGATAGTGGTACGCAATATCGTAGTGCGATCTTTTACCATAATGATGAGCAGAGAAAGCTGGCAGAGGCTTCCAGGGTTACTTTGGAAACTTCTGGGCGTTTTATGCAACCAATCGTTACCGAGATATTGCCCGCATCAGTATTCTATCCAGCAGAGGAATACCACCAGGATTATTACATCAAGAATCCGCTGCGATATACTTATTATCGAAAAAATTGCGGGCGTGACGCTCGCTTAGCAGAATTATGGGAATCATCAGATTGA
- a CDS encoding cupin domain-containing protein gives MKTIILGDLTPRDFLRDYWQKKPLLVRNALAEFEGLLTRDELINLACQEDAQSRLVIRKNEKWSIKQGPFTIRDFSGLQKKQWTLLVNDVNHFFHSARDLLLKFNFIPHARLDDLMISYAPRGGGIGPHLDSYDVFLLQGLGRRRWQISAQQDDSLIADAPLKILSNFCPEQEWTLESGDMLYLPPNYAHHGVAENDCMTYSIGFRAPSHHDLITQFLIYLQDHMEIDGWYEDPGMQLQSHPARISQAMLRQTRGILSKIKWHHVDIENFLGIYLTEPKAHIFFKQPSCPLVREVFIQRVKEMGVQLDLKSRMLISGNNLLFLNGEAYPIDSDAYPLLEKLADRQILPPCDTLDSAVIHILYEWYLYGYITINEATN, from the coding sequence ATGAAAACAATTATTCTGGGAGATCTTACTCCGAGAGACTTTCTCCGAGATTATTGGCAGAAAAAACCATTGTTAGTACGTAATGCTTTAGCAGAATTTGAAGGATTATTGACTCGTGATGAGCTTATTAATCTTGCCTGTCAAGAAGATGCACAATCGCGCCTGGTTATCCGAAAGAATGAAAAGTGGTCCATCAAACAGGGCCCTTTTACGATCCGTGACTTTTCTGGCCTGCAAAAAAAACAATGGACATTATTAGTGAATGATGTGAATCATTTTTTTCATTCTGCACGTGACCTGTTGTTGAAATTTAATTTTATTCCCCATGCGCGATTGGATGATCTGATGATTAGTTATGCTCCCAGAGGTGGTGGAATTGGACCACACCTTGATTCCTATGATGTTTTTCTATTACAGGGCTTAGGCCGCAGGCGCTGGCAGATATCTGCTCAGCAGGATGATAGCTTGATTGCAGACGCACCCCTTAAAATCTTAAGTAATTTTTGTCCGGAACAAGAATGGACACTGGAATCGGGTGATATGTTATATCTGCCGCCAAATTATGCTCATCATGGCGTGGCAGAGAATGATTGCATGACCTACTCAATCGGATTCCGTGCGCCCAGTCATCATGATCTCATTACGCAATTCCTTATTTATCTGCAAGATCATATGGAAATTGATGGTTGGTATGAAGATCCTGGCATGCAACTACAATCTCATCCGGCAAGAATCAGTCAGGCTATGTTACGCCAGACACGTGGGATATTGAGTAAAATTAAGTGGCATCACGTTGATATTGAAAATTTTCTGGGTATTTATCTGACGGAACCGAAAGCCCATATTTTTTTTAAACAGCCCAGTTGCCCGCTTGTACGGGAAGTTTTTATACAGCGGGTTAAGGAAATGGGTGTGCAGCTTGATTTAAAAAGTCGCATGTTAATAAGTGGTAATAACTTACTTTTTCTCAATGGTGAAGCATACCCCATCGATAGTGATGCTTACCCATTATTAGAAAAACTGGCTGATCGCCAGATTTTACCGCCATGTGATACATTAGATAGTGCAGTGATTCATATTCTCTATGAGTGGTATCTTTATGGCTATATAACCATAAATGAGGCTACGAATTGA
- the bamC gene encoding outer membrane protein assembly factor BamC, producing the protein MALVLSLTVTSCNLISESKKIDYKSAGKLPALDIPPDLITPATDERYLIPDLNATGSATYSAYHNERGGQPRTGFSSLLPVSDKDIHIERAGTQRWLVVPQTPEAVWPKIKEFWQELGFLIKLEVPETGIMETDWAENRAKLPQDYIRSILSTLLDSLYSTAERDKFRTRLERGETGTTEIYISHRGMDEVIEGGSTQRTIWQPRPADPDLEAEMLSRLMIYFGVAEENAKLELATVSNTTRERAYIDREQENILIVNQAFDRSWRRVGLALDRIGFTVEDRNRLEGIYYVRYVNPETDSHKSGDDDGILSGLMFWRKDTTDIKAIKYRIQVSETGTNSSKVVVLNESGLSAKSDTTDRIIKLLYEQLK; encoded by the coding sequence ATGGCATTGGTACTATCATTAACCGTTACAAGTTGCAATCTGATATCCGAAAGTAAAAAAATCGATTACAAATCGGCTGGAAAACTGCCTGCATTAGATATTCCGCCCGATTTGATTACACCAGCAACCGATGAGCGCTATCTTATTCCTGACCTCAACGCAACAGGTAGTGCAACATATTCTGCTTATCACAATGAACGTGGCGGACAACCCAGAACAGGATTTTCTTCTTTGTTACCCGTATCAGATAAGGATATTCATATTGAGCGCGCAGGCACCCAGCGTTGGCTAGTCGTACCACAGACACCAGAAGCAGTATGGCCGAAAATAAAAGAATTTTGGCAGGAACTCGGTTTTCTGATTAAACTAGAAGTACCCGAAACGGGAATAATGGAAACTGACTGGGCAGAAAACCGGGCTAAATTACCGCAAGATTATATTCGTAGTATCCTCTCCACATTGCTAGATAGCTTGTATTCAACAGCTGAACGGGATAAATTTCGTACGCGCCTAGAGCGTGGCGAAACAGGTACAACCGAAATTTATATCAGTCATCGTGGAATGGATGAAGTAATCGAAGGCGGCAGCACTCAACGTACCATCTGGCAACCACGTCCCGCTGATCCAGACCTTGAAGCTGAAATGCTCTCTCGTTTGATGATCTATTTTGGAGTAGCAGAAGAGAATGCGAAACTAGAATTGGCAACTGTAAGCAACACTACCCGAGAGCGCGCATATATTGATCGAGAGCAAGAGAACATACTGATAGTCAACCAAGCATTTGATCGGTCATGGCGACGGGTCGGCTTGGCTCTTGACCGTATTGGCTTTACGGTTGAAGACCGTAATCGCTTAGAAGGTATTTATTACGTACGCTATGTTAATCCTGAAACAGATAGCCATAAAAGCGGAGATGATGATGGAATTCTATCGGGGCTTATGTTCTGGCGCAAAGATACTACTGATATAAAAGCAATAAAATATCGTATACAAGTTAGCGAGACTGGAACGAATAGTAGTAAAGTTGTCGTACTGAATGAAAGCGGCCTGTCCGCAAAATCTGATACTACTGATCGCATTATTAAACTACTGTATGAGCAATTAAAATAA